One window of Streptococcus troglodytae genomic DNA carries:
- the serS gene encoding serine--tRNA ligase yields the protein MLDIKRIRNDFDQIAEKLAKRGVDEKILHNLKELDLKRRQLLIQSEEAKAKRNTASAAIAQAKRSQEDVTAQIADMQTLSAEIKALDTQLIKIDEQLKTLTTTLPNIPADDVPIGADEDENVEVRRWGKPRQFDFDIKAHWDLGEELNILDWERGSKVTGSRFLFYKGLGARLERAIYNFMLDEHTKEGYTEVIPPYMVNHDSMFGTGQYPKFKEDTFELADNDYVLIPTAEVPLTNYYRGEIIDGKELPIYFTAMSPSFRSEAGSAGRDTRGLIRLHQFHKVEMVKFAKPEDSYNELEKMTANAENILQKLELPYRVITLCTGDMGFSAAKTYDLEVWIPAQNTYREISSCSNTEDFQARRAQIRYRDEADGRVKLLHTLNGSGLAVGRTVAAILENYQNADGSVTIPEVLRPYMGGTEMIVP from the coding sequence ATGTTAGACATTAAACGTATTCGTAACGATTTCGACCAAATTGCTGAAAAATTAGCAAAACGTGGGGTTGACGAAAAGATACTTCACAATCTGAAAGAACTTGATCTTAAACGCCGCCAATTACTAATCCAATCAGAGGAAGCTAAAGCTAAACGCAACACTGCCTCTGCTGCTATTGCGCAAGCTAAACGTAGTCAAGAAGATGTAACAGCGCAGATTGCTGATATGCAAACATTATCTGCTGAAATCAAAGCACTTGATACCCAACTAATCAAAATTGATGAGCAATTAAAGACACTTACAACAACTCTTCCAAATATTCCAGCAGATGACGTTCCTATTGGAGCTGACGAAGACGAGAATGTTGAAGTTCGCCGCTGGGGAAAACCACGTCAATTTGATTTTGATATCAAAGCGCACTGGGATCTTGGCGAAGAGCTTAATATTCTTGATTGGGAACGCGGTTCTAAAGTAACTGGCTCTCGTTTTCTCTTTTACAAAGGTTTGGGAGCCCGCCTAGAACGTGCTATCTATAATTTCATGCTAGATGAACATACTAAAGAAGGTTATACAGAAGTTATTCCACCTTATATGGTCAATCATGATTCTATGTTTGGCACAGGACAGTATCCAAAATTTAAAGAAGATACCTTTGAATTGGCTGACAATGATTATGTCTTGATTCCAACTGCTGAGGTGCCGCTAACCAACTACTACCGTGGTGAAATCATCGATGGCAAAGAGCTTCCTATTTACTTTACAGCCATGAGCCCTTCTTTTCGTTCGGAGGCTGGTTCTGCTGGTCGTGATACACGTGGACTTATCCGTCTCCATCAATTTCACAAAGTCGAAATGGTCAAATTTGCCAAGCCAGAAGATTCTTATAATGAATTGGAAAAAATGACAGCCAATGCTGAAAATATCCTGCAAAAATTAGAACTGCCATATCGGGTTATTACCTTATGTACTGGCGACATGGGCTTTTCAGCTGCCAAGACCTATGACTTGGAAGTCTGGATTCCCGCACAAAATACTTATCGTGAAATTTCATCTTGTTCCAATACAGAAGATTTCCAAGCACGTCGTGCGCAAATTCGTTACCGTGATGAAGCCGATGGCAGGGTGAAACTTCTTCACACCCTAAACGGTTCAGGATTAGCTGTTGGTCGTACCGTTGCTGCCATTCTTGAAAACTACCAAAATGCAGATGGTTCCGTGACGATTCCTGAAGTACTTCGTCCTTATATGGGCGGCACTGAGATGATTGTTCCTTAA